The Thermotoga maritima MSB8 region TCCTCTGGAGTAACCCTTCCTATGTTTGCGATTTCTACTACCAGTTGTTCCACCGTTTCCTCGTCGAGGTGTTTCATCACCTGGGCTGCTTTTTCGGGTCCAAGGGCCACCAGAAGAACTGCGGCCTTTCTTCTGCCATCTATCTTTTTCTCGGGCATATCCTCATCCCCTTTCAAAGAACCACAGTCGGACTATCTCGGCGATGTCGGAAGGTGAACGGGAAAAGATGTTCTCCAATTCTTCCAAAAGCTCGAGCAGTTCCTTTTCTTCTGGCGATACCTCTTCCTCCTTCAATTCTTCCTGGAGGATTTCTTTCACCTCTTCTTCCAGTTTTCTTCTCCGTTCTTCTGCGAGTTTCCTTGCCCTTATTCTTCTTATCTGAACGATCATAAGATAGATGAGCATGAACGTGAGAAAACCAAGCAGGGCTATTCCCACCGAGTACAGAACGAATCTTCTTCTCGTTTCAATCTGTTTCAACTCTTCCTGAAGAGCTCTTTCGATGGAGCGATCGAATGGCAAAAAGGCAACCGCGACGCTGAGAGAAGCGGAAGACGTTATGGATCCCACTCCTTTTTCCACAAGATCGTTTATTACACTGCTCCAGTCACTGCTGTTTTGAAGAACAGAAGAAGAAGCATCGATTATGACGGCGACGGAAAGCGAGGAGATCTCCCCTTCGCGGTTCTGTATTATCTTCTGATACACTTCGTTCAGTTCGTAGTTGGTGATGGTATGGGTTCGTTCGTAGGTACTCGTTCCTTCAGACGTGACTGATGGATAGGTGAGAGGCGGTATGTTCGAATCCGTTCCCGCTGGTCCTCCAGTTGGAGGAAGGTTTTGGCTCTTCTCTACCTGCGTCTCCTGACTTCTCACCAGACCTTCTCTTCTGGCGGGCGCTTCGTACTTTTTCATCTCCGTTTCTATCTTGGACCAGTTGATCGATATGTCGGGTATTACCTCCACTCTTCCAGGACCGAAGACGCTTTCCAGTGCTTTCTTTATTTTGCTTTCGTAGTATTTCTCAAGCTGTTGTTTCAATTCCAGTTTGCTGGAGGCAAGGAAAGTTCCTTCGTCTGTTTCTAACATATCGCTCAGCGATCTGGAGTAGTTATCCACTACCCTCACGTTCTCCGGTTTCAACCCTTCAACGGCTCCTGAGACGAGTTCAACGATTCCTCTCACCTGTTCGCGGGTGAGTTCTGCACCGGGTTCCAGGACCACG contains the following coding sequences:
- the fliF gene encoding flagellar basal-body MS-ring/collar protein FliF; translation: MNIVERLRDLWKKIVDLWNSMPRERKFLVGGIGIALVIAIVLFAVVASVPHYRLLVSGLNEDEAGVIIQKLEEMNVPYKVSPGGDIYVPDSYNVYELRMKLASEGVLGSSRKGFSILSENSFGATSFDKQVKYQIALQEELERSIMTIKGVKDARVHLVLPKYTYYVRGEMAEPRASVLVVLEPGAELTREQVRGIVELVSGAVEGLKPENVRVVDNYSRSLSDMLETDEGTFLASSKLELKQQLEKYYESKIKKALESVFGPGRVEVIPDISINWSKIETEMKKYEAPARREGLVRSQETQVEKSQNLPPTGGPAGTDSNIPPLTYPSVTSEGTSTYERTHTITNYELNEVYQKIIQNREGEISSLSVAVIIDASSSVLQNSSDWSSVINDLVEKGVGSITSSASLSVAVAFLPFDRSIERALQEELKQIETRRRFVLYSVGIALLGFLTFMLIYLMIVQIRRIRARKLAEERRRKLEEEVKEILQEELKEEEVSPEEKELLELLEELENIFSRSPSDIAEIVRLWFFERG